AACAGGCCGTCCAGCGCCTCAGGGGCCAGGTGGTGGAAGAAGAGCCGGATCCCGTGCTCCGGCTCAACGTCTCCGCCTTCATCCCGGATGCCTATGTCGCGGATCCTCATCAGCGCCTCTCCTGCTACAAGCGGCTGTCGTCCTGCACCCAAGTCGGAGACCTCGCGTTGCTGCATGGCGAAATCCAGGATCGGTACGGGCTGGCCCCGGACTCTGTCGAGCGCCTGTTCGAGGTCATGCAGGTGCGGCTTCAGGCCAAAGCGTTGCGCCTGGCTGCCATTGAACTCAAGTCCCACTCCGTCGTGGTGACACTCGACGCCAAGAGCAAGGTCTCGAGCCAGGCGATTCACCGGATGATGGACCGGTACAAGAAACGCGTCTGCTTCCTGTCCCCCCTCTCGTTCGAGCTCCAAATGCCGCACCAGGATTGGCCTTCCATCTTTCGAGAACTCACCGCAACCTTGCAAAGCCTGGGTGTCTGTGATACCAACACAACAGTGCCCTCACGTCCAACTCGCTAACAAGGTCTTGTGTATCTATGATTCGATCATCGAACGGCTCCATCAACGTCGTCGCTGTCCGCCTCGTCTGCCTGCTCGCCGGCGCCATCGGCAGCGGCCTCGTCCTGCTGACCAGCTGTACGCCTCCACCAGAGGAAAGCGTGTTGGCCCTCGTCAATGGCCGACAGATCACGCAGAACGAATTCGAAACCCGCTGGGGAGAACTGGCCGACGCGACCAGGGCGCGGTACGAGAAAGAGGGAGGGAAGCGCCGCTTCCTCGACGAACTCATCACCCGCGAACTGCTCATGCAGGAGGCGCGCAAACAGGGACTCGACCAGAACGATGCCATCCGCGATCGCGCGCAACGCTATCGTGAACAACTGATTCTCGACGAACTCCTCAAAGATCGCATCAAGGCCAAAATCGAACTCTCAAAGGAAGAGTTGGACGCTTTTTATGAGAAGCATGCCCACGAACTCCTGAGCCCGCTGAAAGTACAAGTGTCGCAAATGCTGCTGCCTCATTTTCCCGCCGCAAAAGATCTTGAAAAGCAGATCAACCAGGGCGGCGACTTCGCCAAATTTGCGCAACGTTATTCCCTCGACAACAAGACGAAAGCCAAGGGAGGAGATCTCGGCCCCTATCACAAGGACTTGCTCATCCCGGAAGTCGACGCGGTTGTGCATACGCTGAAGCCAGGAATGGTCAGTGCACCGGTCAAGACAGATGCCGGCTATTACCTCGTCATGGTCACGGCACTCGATAAGGAAATTATTCAGGCGGACTTAGCCGTCCGAGAGCGGCTCCGACAAGAGCTCCTCAACGAAAAACGCCGAAAACGTTTCGACGATGTGATTGCCGATATCCGCACAAAGGCGATCATCCGCCTCGCCGATGCCTCCCGCTATGTAGCCGACGACGTCGGCACACACTGACGCCTCGCGGATCGAGATTGCCTGCATTCCGACCCCTCAAGTCCTCCACAAATCGTGTACAATCTCCCGGAACCTCGTCGACCGGCCGATCTCGACGGCATAGGGCGAGCCTCCTATCCATAATCGCGTTCCGTCCGTTCATCATGATGGCACCACACTGGTTACGACTCACAGTCTTCTTCTCGGTTGCACTGATCGCACCGGCGGCCCCTCTTTCAGCCGCGCAGGTGGAAGATCGGATCGTCGCGATCGTCAACTCGGACCTCATCATGCTATCCGACATGAAACGGGAACTGACCCCCGAGCGGGAGCGGATACAGAAAGAGTTCCGCGGCGACATGCTCGCGCGGCGGCTCAAGACGGCGGAATACATGGCCCTGACCTCGATGATCGAACGCAAGCTGCAACTTCAGGAAGCGAAGACCAGAAGCGTCGAGGTCACCGATCAAGAAGTCCGGCAAGCGGTCCAGAATATGAAGCAACAGGGGGAAACGATCGACGAGACAAACCCGGCAAACATGAAAAGTGTCCGGGAACAGCTGACCCTGCTCAAAGTCGTCGATCGCGAAGTCCGGAGCGGGGTGATGGTGGCAGACTCCGACATGAAACGATACTTCCAGGAACACCGCGATCGATTTGCGCTCCCGGAGGAATATACCCTCAGCCAAATTCTCATCCTTCCCCGGTCGCCGGACGATACGGCCGATGCCAAAGAAAAGGTTCGTGACGTAATGAAACGGCTGAAGCAGGGGGAGTCCTTCGAAGACCTGGCACTGCAGTTTTCAGACGGCCCGAACGCCTCCCGTGGAGGGCGCATCGGCCTCGTGCGGCAGGGAGAGCTCTTACCGGGAATCGAACGGGCCATCGCGAAGCTCGTACCAGGCGGCATCTCGGATGTGATTGAAACCTCGGAAGGCTTTCAAGTCGTGCGACTGGAGGACAAGAAACCCAAGCAGTTCCGCCCCTACGAGGAAGTCCGCATTGAAATCCAGGGGCTCGTCTTCCAGCAGAAAAGCGAGGATGTCTTCCAGGCCTGGCTCGCTGACCTCAAGAACAAAGCCTATATCGAGATCAAGTTTGAAGCTGCTCCTTCAGGGCCGACCACAACCGGTCCCGCCCCTCGCCCGTCGACGACGAGTAAGGAATGATCGTTCCCCCTTCAGCCAATCCCAGCCCTTCCTGAAGCCGACGCAAGGCACTGACGCGCTCACTCATTTTCAACTTGTCGACTTTCGTCGCCACGACGATGGGTGGCCGCCCGACGGACAAGAGCCATGCGATGGTTTCACGATCCTGCTCGCTCAACACCCGGCATTCGACCAAGACGACCACCGCGCTGAGTTGCTCGCTGCCGTTAAGATACTGCTCGATCAACGGCGCCCACTCAGCCCGCAACGCTTTCGACACCCTCGCATATCCATATCCGGGCAAGTCCACCAATACGAACCGCGCCAACCCTGGGTCGTCGCTGGTGACCTGGAAGAGATTGACCAAGCGGGTCTTTCCCGGCGTACGGCTCACCTTGGCCAGCCCTTTGCGCTGCAAGAGAGAGTTGATGAGCGAGGATTTCCCGACATTCGACCGCCCGATGAAGGCGACTTCAGGCAGCTGACCTTTCAGAAACTGTTCTGGCCCCGCGCAACTTCTGATAAACTCTGCATTCAAGATTTTCAACGGTCACCCTCATAGATAGGCAAGGAGCACGGGGCGAGAAGCCAAGGCACGGATCAGTTCCTTTACCTCCAGCCTTGTGCCTCGCACGTTGTCATACGCATCAGACTATGAGGAAGTCAACCAAACAATCCCGCTCCCGCGTGAAGGTTTTCTTGATTCTCGGGCTCTGCCTCCCGATTGGGGCGATCCTGTTTCTCTGGCTGCTCACCTTGCCAGACGTCTCGATCTTACGCACGACTAATCCACCCGTGACGGCACTCATGGAAGCACGACAGGCCCAAGCCGAAGCACAAGGCCACAGCGCCAGACGCCATTGGGTATGGGTGCCGCTCTCTCGCATCGCTCCCTCACTCCGCCAAGCGGTCGTGGGGGCGGAAGATGCGGCGTTTTTCACCCACGAAGGATTCGACTGGGAAGGGATCAAAGAAGCCGCCAAATATAACCTCGAGGCTGGTGAACTCAAACGCGGCGGAAGCACCATTACCCAGCAACTGGCCAAAAATCTCTATCTCTCCTCCGAACGGTCCTTGTTTCGAAAGGCTCGGGAAGCGTTGATCACCCGTTCCCTCGAACAGCAGCTCACGAAGGAACGTATTCTCGAACTGTACCTCAACGTCGCCGAATGGGGACAGGGTGTCTACGGAGCGGAGGCGGCAGCCCGCCACCACTTCAAGAAATCCGCACGCGACCTGACGCCCGACGAGGCCGCCTGGCTGGCAGCCATCCTCCCCTCGCCCAGGCG
The genomic region above belongs to Nitrospirota bacterium and contains:
- a CDS encoding peptidylprolyl isomerase yields the protein MIRSSNGSINVVAVRLVCLLAGAIGSGLVLLTSCTPPPEESVLALVNGRQITQNEFETRWGELADATRARYEKEGGKRRFLDELITRELLMQEARKQGLDQNDAIRDRAQRYREQLILDELLKDRIKAKIELSKEELDAFYEKHAHELLSPLKVQVSQMLLPHFPAAKDLEKQINQGGDFAKFAQRYSLDNKTKAKGGDLGPYHKDLLIPEVDAVVHTLKPGMVSAPVKTDAGYYLVMVTALDKEIIQADLAVRERLRQELLNEKRRKRFDDVIADIRTKAIIRLADASRYVADDVGTH
- a CDS encoding peptidylprolyl isomerase, whose product is MMAPHWLRLTVFFSVALIAPAAPLSAAQVEDRIVAIVNSDLIMLSDMKRELTPERERIQKEFRGDMLARRLKTAEYMALTSMIERKLQLQEAKTRSVEVTDQEVRQAVQNMKQQGETIDETNPANMKSVREQLTLLKVVDREVRSGVMVADSDMKRYFQEHRDRFALPEEYTLSQILILPRSPDDTADAKEKVRDVMKRLKQGESFEDLALQFSDGPNASRGGRIGLVRQGELLPGIERAIAKLVPGGISDVIETSEGFQVVRLEDKKPKQFRPYEEVRIEIQGLVFQQKSEDVFQAWLADLKNKAYIEIKFEAAPSGPTTTGPAPRPSTTSKE
- the yihA gene encoding ribosome biogenesis GTP-binding protein YihA/YsxC, whose protein sequence is MKILNAEFIRSCAGPEQFLKGQLPEVAFIGRSNVGKSSLINSLLQRKGLAKVSRTPGKTRLVNLFQVTSDDPGLARFVLVDLPGYGYARVSKALRAEWAPLIEQYLNGSEQLSAVVVLVECRVLSEQDRETIAWLLSVGRPPIVVATKVDKLKMSERVSALRRLQEGLGLAEGGTIIPYSSSTGEGRDRLWSALKEQLQT
- the mtgA gene encoding monofunctional biosynthetic peptidoglycan transglycosylase, whose protein sequence is MRKSTKQSRSRVKVFLILGLCLPIGAILFLWLLTLPDVSILRTTNPPVTALMEARQAQAEAQGHSARRHWVWVPLSRIAPSLRQAVVGAEDAAFFTHEGFDWEGIKEAAKYNLEAGELKRGGSTITQQLAKNLYLSSERSLFRKAREALITRSLEQQLTKERILELYLNVAEWGQGVYGAEAAARHHFKKSARDLTPDEAAWLAAILPSPRRYDPIRKTAALTRRHERILRRMNQTAHHDIKPE